AGTTAGACTGCGGTTTATCTCTACGGTCTTAATAGTAGGGATGAAACAAACATTGTGCTTCTACCATAAGTCGAAGCCACTAGAATTTCTCCCATTTTAAAAAAAGAATGCGACAGATGATATCATCTCAGCTTGAATGCTTGTCATTGCGAACGAAGACATTACATGAGTAGGGAACGTCAGTATAGCGTTTCCTAAGCAACTGAGGTACACCCATATCTTATTTAACAAGGTTAGTAGCTGTAAAAATGTACCTCACCAGATCGAGAACCGCTATAAGATAATTTGATATACCAAAAGATTTTGGGTGTCGTGCTCCTACAAAGAATTTATTTGTCGCAAAGATTATTTGAATTAGTATTAGGTTAATTTTTGTCTTCGTTGACAAAAGCTAGCTGTCCTTGCTGATATGCCTGCCGTAAGGCTATGGCTTCTGCTACGATTTGTTGGGCACTCAAACCTTCTGTATCCATCATCCGTTGCAAAGTTACCCCTGTGCGCTCATCTTCTTCATGAATCGCGGGAATTTGACAATATCTGCCACCATTCTTAGTCCGTCGCCAAATACTTGGTTTTTCTGGTTTTGTTGCTTTAGGAGTGCGATGTTCTTTGACTAAAGAACGTACAGCTTCTTGAGTAATAGTACTCAAATCTAAAAGCGCATCTATTACTTGTTTATACTTATTACTGTTATTTGCTAGTTGATATACTGTCAAAGGTTCGATTTGTGCTAAATCGTGGGGTGAAAAGTCACCAAATACCGCCGCAATCTTCAGATATCTTTTTTCTTCACCCTTCCAACCTCGGTCAACAAGAAGTTTTTTGTACTGCTTGAGTGAAAGCTTCTGTTTTTGTTCGGCTAACCAAAAGGCATGATGTAAAATCGTTTTAGTAACGTCACCAAGGGAAAGTAAAGAAAACTTTTCTCCCCCAACGCTTTTGAGGGTATTAGCTTTTTCTTGAGCGTGTTGCTCAAACTCCGATTTTGTAATGGCTTTAGTGTCAACTTGGGCTGGAATTACACTCTGTACTTGTGCGATCATGATGTTGACCTCCGAAAAATCCCCAATATGCACAACAAATCCATCGCCTTAGCAGCTTCCTAGAAGGCGATCGCACTCAAGTTGGTGGAAGTTGGGAAATATTGTTTGTTGATAGAACAATTGTACTACTTGTAGATAAATAAGAATCCCCAAACATACCCAAATTTTCGGGGGTTGTGATGAAAGCTTTATACACGAGAATGTTTATTCCGCTATCCAAGGGCATTTCAGCTAATCATGAATGCCTCAAACTATCTTATAGAAGATTGGCGATCGCTTACTTCTTGAGATTGCTGACAATTTGTGTATCTATATAAAGTTAAACAAGAAGCGAGTTAGACGCTGAGTTTGTCACACATCTTAAAGCCTCTTCACAGATCCTTTGATGGCTTTTTCACCGGATGATTAAGATATAGGTATTTGACCTGATGGGTGTCGATACTCATGGTGCAAGACCAGATTTTGCTGAATGATTGGCATGTAATCGCGCGATCGCAAGACCTCCAACCCGGAACAGTTCTGCACAAGCGCTTATTAGGCTCAGATCTAGTGCTGTGGCATAATGGCGAAAAAGTCTTAGCTTGGCAAGACGTTTGCCCTCATCGTGGCGCTCGTCTTTCGCTAGGATATGTCAATCAAGATACCCTTGTTTGTCCTTACCACGGTTTAGCCTTTAATAGCGATGGGAAATGCGTACTAGTTCCGGCTAATCCAGACCAATCGCCCCCAGCACAAGCTTGTGTTAAAACTTACCAAGTACAAGAGCGTTACGATCTGCTCTGGGTTTGTTTAGGAACACCAAAACAAGACATCGCTGCGTTTTCTGAATGGGACGATCCGGGCTATCGCAAGATTTTCTGCGGCCCCTACCACTATCACTCTAGCCCGCTACGGGTGCTGGAAAATTTCATCGATCCGGCACACTTCCCAATTCTGCATTCGGGATTAT
The genomic region above belongs to Calothrix sp. NIES-2098 and contains:
- a CDS encoding Rieske (2Fe-2S) iron-sulfur domain protein, with protein sequence MVQDQILLNDWHVIARSQDLQPGTVLHKRLLGSDLVLWHNGEKVLAWQDVCPHRGARLSLGYVNQDTLVCPYHGLAFNSDGKCVLVPANPDQSPPAQACVKTYQVQERYDLLWVCLGTPKQDIAAFSEWDDPGYRKIFCGPYHYHSSPLRVLENFIDPAHFPILHSGLFAHASRPELTHYELESLPNGISFKCGLWVLDLNSGNPHQTPMIFNTYDYRIFRPLVAYFKLGPGDRRLNIFYTITPVDEDECVAQHWLLVNSAREVPVEVYLDIHNQLASQDIAIVESQQPRRLPLDLQAEVHLPSDRYSIAYRKWLKQQGVTFGTI